In a single window of the Melioribacteraceae bacterium genome:
- a CDS encoding rhodanese-like domain-containing protein, whose amino-acid sequence MNLRKLFYLLLIIPIIFVGCSKDEGTPTDPVPTVNEAQVLVEYLEANGDFLNTGAPAVITAADLRTAQLAGKAYIIDMRSATDFQTKGHIEGAKNVAIKDVVAHVKGINASSYEKIVITCYSGQTAGLPVALLRLLGYNNVFSLKWGMSSWNSSSCTSWSMAAVGNNYPTFQTTANPKPAAGSLPTINTGKKTGKEILEERINQILASADPFGDIRVLHSTVTGGLSNYFILNYWPAADYNKGHLPGAIQYTPKADLKLSTFLKTLPTNKPIAFYCYTGQTSAQVATILKLIGYDAKTLMFGVNVLNYDFMGTNGISNQWKQTEVKEYPVVTGS is encoded by the coding sequence ATGAACCTTCGTAAATTGTTTTATCTTTTATTAATCATCCCAATTATATTTGTCGGCTGCAGCAAAGATGAAGGAACCCCAACCGACCCAGTTCCAACTGTAAATGAAGCACAAGTACTTGTTGAATACCTTGAAGCAAATGGTGATTTCTTGAATACTGGAGCTCCAGCAGTTATAACCGCTGCAGATTTACGTACAGCTCAACTCGCCGGTAAAGCTTATATTATAGATATGCGTTCAGCTACTGACTTTCAAACAAAAGGGCATATTGAAGGAGCAAAAAATGTTGCGATTAAAGATGTTGTCGCACATGTAAAAGGTATAAATGCTTCATCTTACGAAAAAATTGTCATAACTTGTTATTCAGGTCAAACAGCAGGATTACCAGTTGCCCTATTAAGATTATTGGGTTATAACAATGTATTTTCTTTAAAATGGGGCATGTCCTCTTGGAATTCTTCTTCATGTACTTCATGGAGTATGGCGGCTGTCGGTAATAATTATCCAACATTTCAAACTACTGCAAATCCTAAACCTGCTGCTGGTTCACTTCCTACAATTAATACAGGGAAAAAAACAGGAAAAGAAATTCTTGAAGAAAGAATTAATCAAATATTAGCTTCAGCAGATCCGTTTGGCGATATTAGGGTTTTACATAGTACAGTAACAGGTGGACTTTCAAATTATTTCATTCTCAATTATTGGCCAGCAGCAGACTATAATAAAGGTCATCTCCCTGGAGCCATTCAATATACACCTAAGGCAGACCTGAAACTTTCGACCTTTTTAAAGACATTGCCTACAAACAAACCAATTGCATTTTACTGCTACACTGGTCAGACTTCTGCTCAAGTTGCAACAATACTCAAGCTTATAGGTTACGATGCAAAAACTCTTATGTTTGGTGTAAATGTGCTCAACTATGATTTTATGGGAACCAATGGAATATCAAACCAATGGAAACAAACTGAAGTTAAAGAATATCCTGTTGTAACTGGTTCATAA
- a CDS encoding tetratricopeptide repeat protein has protein sequence MSEMLGNQYFMARNYFAALSELEKVFEKNPTNKSLKRKLIICYTQTNDLEKALILFNELVEEDIEFIIEADAIKDDCPCPELVKELDNPLSTPYFEDEFENLICLGIIWLYCDVSKSYEYFKEAQHLNNQNKVINLILKRIENYIIEHQDNLAC, from the coding sequence ATGAGTGAAATGCTTGGTAATCAATATTTTATGGCGAGAAACTATTTTGCTGCACTTTCTGAGTTAGAGAAAGTATTTGAAAAAAATCCTACAAATAAATCATTAAAGAGGAAACTTATAATCTGCTATACTCAAACAAATGATTTAGAAAAAGCATTAATCCTTTTTAATGAACTCGTTGAAGAAGATATTGAATTTATTATTGAAGCCGATGCGATAAAAGATGACTGCCCTTGTCCGGAATTGGTTAAAGAACTGGACAATCCCCTCTCTACCCCTTATTTTGAAGATGAATTTGAAAATTTAATATGTCTGGGTATCATTTGGCTCTACTGTGATGTTTCAAAATCTTACGAGTATTTTAAGGAAGCACAGCATTTAAATAATCAGAATAAAGTAATTAATTTAATTCTGAAAAGAATTGAAAATTATATTATAGAACATCAAGACAATTTAGCCTGCTAA
- the ccsA gene encoding cytochrome c biogenesis protein CcsA, with amino-acid sequence MLPAINIFNLLLPLLYSAVFGFYAFDFIKEKKRFKNFKRIVLFLTLIAHSLYLVFRTVEYNHTPITNKFEIFSIIACSIAFSYFILELFTDIRGTGAFILFFALVFQIISSLFVPDTYLVPEVLRDRLLGIHVISAILGYSGITISAVYGLLYLILYKNIKANRFGFFFERLPNLEVLEKLSYNSSVIGFILLTVAIGIGFIWLPSAFPDFSYYDPKLIGTIIVWLFYGLSFILKSSQRLLGKKLIYFTLTSYFIAILSLIVTNSLAKTFHSFY; translated from the coding sequence ATGCTTCCAGCTATAAATATATTTAACCTGCTACTGCCTCTTCTCTATTCAGCAGTATTTGGATTTTATGCCTTCGATTTCATTAAAGAAAAAAAGAGATTCAAAAACTTTAAAAGAATTGTTCTGTTTTTGACACTAATTGCCCACTCCCTTTATCTAGTTTTTCGGACTGTTGAGTATAACCACACTCCAATAACCAATAAATTTGAGATATTTTCTATAATCGCATGCTCAATTGCATTTTCCTACTTTATTTTGGAATTATTTACAGACATAAGAGGAACCGGAGCCTTTATTTTATTTTTTGCGTTGGTGTTTCAGATTATTTCATCCCTATTTGTCCCCGATACCTATTTGGTCCCCGAAGTATTAAGGGACCGTCTTCTAGGTATCCATGTGATAAGTGCAATACTTGGATATTCAGGTATAACAATCTCGGCAGTGTATGGACTTCTATATCTAATTCTTTATAAGAATATTAAAGCGAACAGATTTGGATTTTTCTTCGAAAGACTTCCAAACTTAGAGGTGCTCGAAAAGTTATCATATAATTCATCGGTTATAGGTTTTATTTTATTAACTGTAGCGATTGGAATTGGTTTTATTTGGCTTCCTTCAGCTTTTCCAGATTTCAGTTATTATGACCCAAAATTAATTGGGACTATAATTGTTTGGCTTTTTTACGGGTTGTCATTTATTCTCAAAAGTTCTCAGCGCTTGCTCGGTAAAAAATTAATCTACTTTACTTTGACAAGTTATTTTATTGCAATATTATCTTTAATTGTAACCAATAGTCTCGCAAAAACATTTCATTCCTTTTATTGA
- the hemA gene encoding glutamyl-tRNA reductase, translating into MNLVAISINHRSAPLELREALHLSNNESIELIESLKESFSEGAIISTCNRTELFLMPKDNLIHPDFIIKKLTSFKNITGENPEHYTKYFSCGAVKHLFSVASGIDSLLIGDSQILGQVKEAFELSDDLKFIGPITRRIFENSLRVGKRAIKETSIGEGAITVSYAAVQLVEKIFSNLEKKSALIIGAGETGELAAINLKDKGIGKIFITNRTQSKADLLASKLNGEILPFDNFKKSLSEFDIIISATSSENYILEFSDINEAVKKRGGTPMVIMDIAIPRDIEPKVKKIDSVFYHDMDSLKIIVDQNLSKRKSEIPLVENIIMEEMISLFSWYNSLGIVPTIKSLRDFFDEIKTDELDKLKNKITPEDYQKVEDMTRRMLGRILHNPTKRLREIAESGTNVQEITTNTILLNELFNLDKSTHNRNGDS; encoded by the coding sequence ATGAATTTAGTAGCAATTTCAATCAATCATCGCTCAGCACCCTTAGAATTAAGAGAAGCACTCCATCTAAGCAATAATGAAAGTATCGAATTAATTGAGAGCTTGAAAGAATCATTTTCGGAAGGGGCGATAATATCTACTTGCAATAGAACTGAACTCTTCTTGATGCCTAAGGATAATTTAATTCATCCCGATTTCATTATTAAAAAGTTGACCTCCTTTAAAAATATTACAGGAGAAAACCCCGAGCATTATACTAAATATTTTTCGTGTGGAGCAGTTAAACATTTATTTTCGGTGGCATCAGGAATTGATTCCCTTTTAATTGGTGACAGCCAGATATTGGGGCAGGTAAAAGAAGCTTTTGAACTTTCAGATGATCTGAAATTTATTGGTCCAATTACCCGTAGAATTTTTGAAAATTCACTCCGCGTTGGTAAACGAGCAATTAAAGAAACTAGCATCGGCGAAGGAGCAATAACTGTAAGTTATGCCGCAGTTCAATTAGTAGAAAAAATATTCTCTAATCTTGAAAAAAAATCCGCTCTAATAATTGGTGCTGGCGAAACCGGAGAACTTGCCGCCATAAATCTAAAAGATAAGGGTATTGGTAAAATTTTTATTACTAACCGAACTCAATCAAAAGCCGACTTACTCGCTTCTAAATTGAACGGTGAAATTCTTCCATTCGATAACTTTAAGAAATCATTAAGTGAGTTTGATATAATTATAAGCGCTACTAGTTCAGAGAATTATATATTGGAGTTTAGCGATATTAATGAAGCGGTGAAGAAACGTGGCGGGACACCAATGGTTATTATGGATATAGCAATCCCGCGAGATATTGAACCAAAAGTAAAAAAAATTGACAGCGTTTTCTATCACGATATGGATTCACTGAAAATTATAGTTGATCAAAATTTGAGTAAGCGAAAGAGTGAGATCCCACTTGTTGAAAATATAATAATGGAAGAAATGATTTCCCTTTTCAGTTGGTATAATTCACTCGGGATTGTTCCAACAATAAAATCATTACGCGATTTTTTTGATGAGATAAAGACTGATGAACTTGATAAATTAAAGAATAAAATTACTCCGGAAGATTATCAGAAAGTAGAGGATATGACACGGAGAATGCTAGGAAGAATACTGCATAATCCAACAAAAAGATTGCGTGAAATTGCTGAATCGGGTACCAATGTTCAGGAAATTACCACGAATACTATTTTATTAAACGAGTTATTTAATTTGGATAAATCCACACATAACCGCAATGGTGATTCATAA
- the hemC gene encoding hydroxymethylbilane synthase, with amino-acid sequence MKKQKIIIGSRGSELAMWQAKFVKKELEKKNKNLAVEIKIINTKGDKILDVALSKIGDKGLFTKELEKELLNGTIDLAVHSLKDLQTQIPKGLKLAAVTKRHPVQDVLIARKKGITIHTLPEGATVATGSLRRRAQLLHIRPDIKIEELRGNVQTRIKKFEDSNWDAIILARAGIERLKLNKYISSIISVDEILPAVGQGALGIEIHENNKFVFDTLQSISDINTYTAVIAERSLLSTLEGGCQVPIGAFAEVKSNGLYLEAVVAAIDGSISFRKKVRGKINNPQLLGKQLAKDLLKAGANKILNDIYINVRS; translated from the coding sequence ATGAAAAAACAAAAAATTATTATAGGCTCACGGGGCAGTGAACTTGCAATGTGGCAGGCAAAATTTGTTAAAAAGGAATTGGAAAAGAAGAACAAAAATTTAGCCGTCGAAATTAAAATCATAAATACTAAAGGGGATAAAATTCTCGATGTTGCATTATCAAAAATTGGGGATAAAGGTTTATTCACAAAAGAACTTGAGAAAGAATTATTGAATGGTACAATTGATTTGGCTGTTCATAGTCTCAAAGATTTACAAACACAGATTCCCAAAGGTTTAAAACTTGCGGCGGTTACCAAACGCCATCCGGTGCAAGATGTTTTGATTGCAAGAAAAAAAGGAATAACAATTCATACTTTACCTGAAGGAGCAACTGTTGCTACCGGTTCATTGAGAAGACGAGCTCAGTTACTTCACATTCGTCCCGATATAAAAATTGAAGAATTGCGGGGTAATGTTCAAACCAGAATTAAAAAATTTGAAGATTCAAATTGGGATGCAATTATACTTGCGCGAGCCGGAATAGAAAGGTTGAAACTCAACAAGTACATTTCTTCAATAATTAGTGTTGATGAAATACTTCCGGCCGTTGGTCAAGGTGCCCTTGGAATTGAAATACATGAAAACAACAAATTTGTATTTGATACTCTCCAATCGATTAGTGATATTAATACTTACACCGCGGTAATTGCCGAGCGATCCCTATTAAGCACACTTGAAGGAGGATGTCAAGTTCCTATTGGCGCATTCGCCGAGGTTAAATCGAATGGATTGTATCTTGAAGCTGTAGTTGCGGCAATTGATGGTTCTATCTCATTTAGGAAAAAAGTTCGCGGTAAAATTAATAACCCTCAATTATTGGGAAAGCAGTTGGCTAAAGATTTATTAAAGGCGGGCGCCAATAAAATATTGAATGATATTTATATCAATGTGCGGTCATGA
- a CDS encoding uroporphyrinogen-III synthase: MTEKLLENKIVFVSKAKDASLSSISELEKNGAEVIYMPTISILPKLLSEHESSLLKNLAQYSYLVFTSSNACDIFFRHVNLTKLISSQIIIAAVGTTTAKTCADYGLRVDIIPKKSNVVGLIEEFEKIDIASKKILLPVSALSGDELPEALTEMGAQVDIIHIYDTICGSGSANQYLIEKVKQVVPDIFVFTSPSSFTCFLKIFNINEPEIFFEGKVICALGPTTESVITNLDLIVNIVPETTTLSGVEESIIKYFYSIQNMV, translated from the coding sequence ATGACCGAAAAACTACTTGAAAATAAAATAGTTTTTGTATCAAAGGCGAAGGATGCAAGTTTAAGTTCCATTTCGGAATTAGAAAAAAATGGCGCAGAAGTAATTTATATGCCAACCATTTCGATTCTTCCCAAATTGTTAAGTGAGCATGAATCGAGTTTATTGAAGAATTTAGCACAGTACAGTTATTTAGTTTTCACCTCTTCTAATGCGTGTGATATTTTTTTCCGTCATGTTAATCTAACAAAACTTATTTCATCACAAATAATTATCGCGGCAGTTGGTACTACTACAGCTAAAACTTGTGCAGATTATGGATTACGTGTCGATATCATACCGAAGAAATCTAATGTTGTTGGATTAATTGAAGAGTTTGAGAAAATAGATATTGCTTCCAAAAAAATATTATTGCCGGTCTCTGCTCTTTCGGGAGATGAATTACCTGAGGCATTAACCGAAATGGGAGCGCAGGTTGATATTATTCATATTTACGATACAATTTGCGGCAGCGGTTCGGCTAATCAATATTTAATTGAAAAGGTAAAGCAGGTTGTCCCCGATATTTTTGTTTTCACGAGTCCCTCATCATTTACCTGTTTTCTAAAAATATTTAATATCAACGAACCTGAAATCTTTTTTGAAGGAAAAGTTATTTGCGCGCTTGGTCCTACTACCGAGAGTGTAATCACAAATCTTGATTTAATAGTTAATATTGTTCCGGAGACTACTACACTTAGCGGAGTTGAGGAATCTATAATAAAATATTTTTATTCTATTCAAAATATGGTATAA
- the hemE gene encoding uroporphyrinogen decarboxylase: MNIQNDLFLRACKRQPVERTPIWIMRQAGRYLPQYRAVREKSDFITMCKTPELATEVTLQPVDLIGIDAAIIFSDILVIPEAMGMSLEMIESKGPKLYEPIRSASQIKDLRNIDPYKDLKYVLDAVSLTKKELNGRVPLIGFAGSPWTLMTYMVEGGGSKSFSEIKKFIYNQPAAAHNLLEIIADNVADYLSAKIEAGANAIQIFDTWGGLLAQHEFLEFSLQYIERIISKIKRKDEPVIVFAKGVHHNLDKLANCGADVIGLDWTMNLGEVRKTVGNKVALQGNLDPTILYGSEDKIKEETIKVLSSFGIGSGHIFNLGHGILPDVEPAKAKFLVDIVKSESKAFHK; the protein is encoded by the coding sequence ATAAATATTCAAAATGATTTATTCTTGAGGGCTTGCAAAAGACAACCGGTTGAGAGAACCCCAATTTGGATTATGCGCCAAGCCGGTAGATATCTGCCTCAGTATAGAGCGGTGCGTGAAAAATCTGATTTTATAACAATGTGTAAAACTCCCGAACTTGCAACAGAGGTTACATTACAACCTGTTGATTTAATTGGGATTGATGCCGCAATTATTTTTTCCGATATTTTAGTTATTCCTGAAGCTATGGGTATGTCACTTGAAATGATAGAAAGTAAAGGACCAAAATTATATGAACCGATTAGAAGTGCCTCACAAATAAAGGATCTCCGAAATATCGATCCATACAAAGATTTAAAGTATGTGTTGGATGCAGTTTCCTTGACGAAAAAAGAATTAAATGGCAGAGTTCCTTTAATTGGTTTTGCCGGTTCACCTTGGACTTTAATGACCTATATGGTTGAAGGAGGCGGTTCAAAAAGTTTTTCTGAAATTAAAAAATTTATTTATAATCAGCCCGCCGCTGCTCATAACCTATTGGAAATAATAGCAGATAATGTTGCTGATTATTTATCCGCAAAAATTGAAGCCGGTGCAAATGCTATTCAAATATTCGATACGTGGGGTGGGCTCCTTGCACAACATGAATTTTTAGAATTTTCGCTTCAATACATTGAAAGAATAATTTCAAAAATTAAAAGAAAAGATGAGCCGGTAATTGTATTCGCAAAAGGTGTTCATCATAATTTAGATAAATTGGCAAATTGTGGAGCGGATGTTATTGGACTTGATTGGACGATGAATCTCGGTGAAGTAAGAAAAACTGTAGGAAATAAAGTTGCTCTTCAGGGTAATCTTGACCCAACAATTCTTTACGGCAGCGAAGATAAAATAAAGGAAGAGACAATTAAAGTATTATCATCCTTTGGTATTGGAAGTGGACATATATTTAATCTTGGGCATGGAATTCTCCCAGATGTTGAGCCGGCTAAAGCAAAATTTCTTGTTGATATTGTGAAATCGGAGAGCAAAGCTTTTCATAAATAA
- the hemN gene encoding oxygen-independent coproporphyrinogen III oxidase, which yields MFDINLDLIKKYDRPGPRYTSYPTAPQFNAEFDSEKFRDEIIRTNSDLNPPDLSLYFHLPYCDTLCYFCGCNMIITRNRDRIGEYIKYIKNEIDLTRTLVKTGRQAVQLHWGGGTPTHLNPDEIVNLATYINHSFTFTAGAEKGCEIDPRGLTREHLEALRQSGFNRISMGVQDFYEKVQVAVNRIQPEEMTRQVVTWVRELGFQSINLDLIYGLPFQTEETFAKTVDAIIDISPDRIAVFNYAHVPWMKKHMELIKAEDLPTPEEKLNILKMTIQKLTTAGYDFIGMDHFAKPNDELAIALREKKLYRNFQGYSTHAGTDLYGFGITSISQIGRCYSQNVKKEKEYFDALNNERFPVERGFYLSEDDIIRRHVITKLMCDFELDIAGVNKLFNIRFTDYFATALKGLQEFIDDGLVEYQNDKIRITDMGRLLIRNIAINFDWYIEQKNDNAKYSRTV from the coding sequence ATGTTTGATATAAATTTAGATTTAATTAAAAAATATGACCGTCCCGGTCCACGATACACAAGTTATCCAACCGCTCCCCAATTTAATGCCGAGTTTGATTCAGAAAAATTTAGGGATGAAATTATCAGAACCAATAGTGATCTTAATCCTCCCGATTTATCTCTTTATTTTCATCTCCCCTATTGTGATACTTTATGCTACTTCTGCGGATGCAACATGATTATCACCCGCAATAGAGACAGAATTGGTGAATATATAAAGTATATAAAAAATGAGATTGATTTAACCCGTACACTTGTAAAAACCGGTCGGCAGGCAGTGCAATTACATTGGGGAGGCGGAACACCAACGCACTTAAATCCCGATGAGATAGTAAATCTTGCAACGTATATCAATCATAGTTTTACATTTACTGCTGGCGCTGAAAAGGGCTGTGAGATTGATCCGCGCGGTTTAACTCGTGAGCATTTAGAAGCACTTCGTCAATCGGGATTCAATAGAATTAGTATGGGAGTTCAAGATTTTTACGAAAAAGTTCAAGTTGCAGTAAATAGAATTCAACCTGAAGAGATGACAAGACAAGTTGTTACCTGGGTTAGAGAACTTGGCTTTCAAAGTATCAATCTTGATTTAATTTATGGTTTACCTTTTCAAACTGAAGAAACCTTCGCAAAAACTGTCGATGCGATAATTGATATCTCCCCCGATAGAATTGCAGTTTTTAATTATGCGCACGTACCTTGGATGAAGAAACACATGGAATTAATAAAGGCTGAAGATTTGCCTACGCCGGAAGAAAAACTAAATATCCTTAAAATGACGATTCAAAAACTTACAACTGCTGGTTACGATTTTATAGGGATGGACCATTTTGCCAAGCCCAATGATGAATTAGCTATAGCACTGCGTGAAAAAAAACTATACAGAAATTTTCAAGGGTACAGCACTCACGCCGGAACAGACCTATATGGATTTGGAATAACAAGCATTAGCCAAATTGGACGCTGCTATTCTCAAAATGTAAAAAAAGAAAAAGAATATTTTGACGCACTAAATAATGAACGCTTTCCGGTGGAAAGAGGTTTTTATCTCAGCGAAGATGATATTATACGCAGACATGTGATCACAAAATTAATGTGCGATTTTGAACTGGATATAGCTGGCGTTAATAAACTATTTAACATAAGATTCACTGATTATTTTGCGACTGCGCTGAAGGGATTACAAGAATTTATTGATGACGGATTGGTTGAGTACCAAAATGATAAAATAAGAATTACCGATATGGGAAGATTATTAATCAGAAATATCGCGATCAATTTTGATTGGTATATCGAGCAAAAAAACGATAATGCTAAATATTCAAGAACTGTATAA